From Argopecten irradians isolate NY chromosome 2, Ai_NY, whole genome shotgun sequence, the proteins below share one genomic window:
- the LOC138315441 gene encoding serine/threonine-protein phosphatase 4 regulatory subunit 1-like isoform X1, whose product MADIDFYTDLNDDNPEDGFGLDDSLDGEDSYGTDDKLTPLQKLEKYMQSDNVYTRQMVARGLLDTLRAVEDTTDGECVAVLNAMVRLSEDSDPIVRSELMEQVPHIAVYCHEHAIVFQNSVPLYVLPMVVRYLNDHHNQVRKTSQAALLVLLEQELIVKADIEQQVVSVILDLASPDSLDDYRTEAVALMSKMAPLLGKEMTERVFLPRYCEMCTDPLFHVRKVCAANFGDFCTVVGQGNTEQQLLPKFYYLCEDGVWGVRKACAECFMAVSCACSPDVRRGELSTLFVNLLCDLSRWVRMAAFQQLGPFISTFADPGVTGLYVDDDGILCIKNPEILLALESGERLQNIVGQIDKDDILASSEVCEEESNARDLKVVEEGGSTNCDCDNTGEPMEISNDNEIDVGILESETKDTPDISPEELRAKCYKEAEKSASPEDTKVVKDNDSSEQSETRESEQVCDNEKSAYVQEGAEESKDSSENVLSNSATEKESSSAGSEDVVHIHLDNVGTNFNSFQYWRTPLPEIDLDFDIVNGAATNFHVTTKVREDKMFSLSSPQDTNTSDSNTQASSDKLSDTLNWLNLDEDRESKQTVIEGGVTFHTASVNTVCDETVDNIGSTHVLGEHLNETTSKIVDGVVKDINGSSLSDNAEMDEAQLAQQQMLMCLNQDIVPQSLLESYLGMADPSRAQTVDTEITRHCAYNLPAVAYTLGRKNWNCIKMLYDVLATDMQWKVRRTLAFSIHEMALILGEEITHRDLVPVFDGFLKDLDEVRIGVLKHLADFLRLLKPNMRQQYLTKVECFMNTDNCRNWRFRLELADQLMLMSELFSAHEVSHYLLPLGITLAEDKVSEVRQAAFRLLSIMLKRMADQNDEKLTVGLVKALKEKFAESNKWARRQVYAQLIEYILEEDAVPIEIFTTELVPSLLSLCHDVVPNVRISVAKTMSRHIFTREYFTSPKNPLYDEMCKTLQNLQSDSDRDVRFFACPQQDTFVDHEEDLHPDYIQGNNYSQEETLPV is encoded by the exons ATGGCGG ATAttgacttttataccgacttaAACGATGACAACCCCGAAGATG GATTTGGACTCGACGACAGCCTTGATGGAGAAGATAGTTATGGAACAGATGACAAGCTTACTCCTTTACAGAAACTCGAAAAATACATGCAGAGTGACAACGTTTACACTAG ACAAATGGTGGCAAGAGGTCTGCTGGACACACTACGAGCCGTGGAAGACACAACAGACGGGGAATGTGTTGCCGTCCTCAATGCAATGGTTAGGCTCTCGGAGGACAGTG ATCCCATTGTTCGATCCGAGTTGATGGAACAGGTGCCACACATAGCTGTATATTGCCATGAACATGCAATAGTATTTCAAAATTCTGTGCCTTTGTATGTCCTTCCTATGGTAGTAAGGTACCTAAACGACCACCACAATCAG GTTAGAAAAACAAGTCAAGCTGCCCTATTGGTGCTGTTGGAACAGGAATTAATAGTTAAAG CGGATATAGAACAACAAGTAGTGAGTGTTATACTAGACCTTGCCAGCCCCGACAGTTTGGACGATTATAGAACAGAGGCTGTGGCT CTGATGAGCAAAATGGCTCCTTTATTAGGAAAGGAAATGACCGAGCGTGTGTTCTTACCCAGATACTGCGAGATGTGCACAGATCCCCTTTTTCATGTGCGAAAG GTGTGTGCAGCAAACTTTGGAGACTTCTGTACTGTAGTTGGACAGGGAAATACAGAACAACAATTG CTGCCAAAGTTCTATTACTTGTGTGAGGATGGTGTGTGGGGAGTGAGGAAGGCCTGTGCAGAATGCTTCATGGCTGTATCATGTGCCTGTTCACCAGATGTACGCAGGGGAGAACTGTCCACGCTCTTTGTTAATTTGCTCTGTGATCTATCTCGATGG GTACGGATGGCAGCATTTCAACAATTAGGTCCATTCATTTCAACGTTTGCTGACCCAGGAGTAACCGGATtatatgttgatgatgatgggatTCTCTGTATCAAGAATCCTGAAATATTATTAGCACT GGAAAGTGGTGAAAGGCTACAAAATATAGTTGGTCAAATTGACAAAGATGACATTCTTGCATCTTCTGAAGTATGTGAGGAGGAATCTAACGCAAGAGACCTGAAGGTTGTTGAGGAAGGTGGTAGTACGAACTGTGACTGTGATAACACTGGAGAACCAATGGAGATCTCTAATGACAATGAAATTGATGTAGGTATTCTCGAGTCGGAAACCAAAGACACACCAGATATTTCACCTGAAGAGTTACGTGCCAAATGTTACAAGGAGGCAGAAAAATCAGCATCGCCTGAAGATACCAAAGTTGTAAAAGACAATGACAGTAGTGAACAGAGTGAAACTAGAGAAAGTGAACAGGTCTGTGATAATGAGAAGTCGGCTTATGTACAGGAAGGGGCGGAAGAATCAAAAGATAGTtctgaaaatgttttatcaaactCTGCAACTGAAAAAGAAAGCTCTTCTGCTGGATCAGAAGATGTAGTGCATATACACTTAGATAATGTAGGAACCAATTTCAATTCTTTCCAGTATTGGCGGACTCCATTACCCGAGATTGacttagattttgatattgtaaaTGGAGCTGCCACCAACTTTCATGTGACCACCAAAGTACGGGAGGACAAGATGTTTAGTTTGTCCAGTCCCCAGGACACTAATACGTCAGATAGCAATACACAAGCATCTAGTGATAAATTGTCGGACACACTCAACTGGCTAAACTTAGACGAGGACAGGGAGTCCAAACAGACTGTGATAGAAGGAGGAGTCACTTTCCACACTGCCAGTGTAAATACTGTGTGTGATGAGACTGTTGATAACATTGGCAGTACACATGTCCTTGGTGAGCATTTGAATGAGACCACCAGTAAAATTGTGGATGGTGTTGTAAAAG ACATCAATGGAAGCAGTTTATCAGATAATGCAGAAATGGACGAGGCACAACTAGCTCAACAACAG ATGTTGATGTGTTTAAACCAGGACATAGTGCCCCAGAGCCTGCTTGAGAGTTACCTGGGGATGGCTGATCCGTCCCGGGCTCAGACTGTTGATACAGAGATCACTCGTCACTGTGCCTACAATCTGCCAGCAGTGGCCTACACACTAGGTCGAAAAAACTGGAACTGTATCAAGATGCTTTATGATGTACTAGCCACAGACATGCAG TGGAAGGTAAGAAGAACACTGGccttttccatacatgaaatgGCATTAATACTGGGAGAGGAAATAACACATAGAGACCTTGTTCCTGTATTTGATGGATTCCTCAAAGATTTAGATGAAGTTCGCATTGGAGTATTGAAACATTTAGCAGACTTTCTAAGG CTTTTAAAACCCAATATGCGACAACAATATCTTACTAAAGTGGAGTGCTTTATGAATACCGACAACTGTCGCAACTGGCGATTCCGACTTGAATTGGCAGA TCAGCTTATGTTGATGTCAGAGCTATTCTCTGCCCACGAAGTCAGCCACTACCTCCTGCCTTTAGGTATAACTTTAGCCGAGGACAAGGTGTCGGAAGTTCGCCAGGCAGCTTTCAGATTG CTAAGTATCATGCTGAAACGAATGGCTGaccaaaatgatgaaaaattaacTGTAGGTTTGGTTAAGGCATTGAAAGAAAAATTTGCAGAGAGCAATAAATGGGCCAGAAGACAAGT GTATGCTCAGTTGATAGAATATATACTAGAGGAGGATGCCGTTCCAATTGAGATCTTCACTACAGAACTGGTGCCAAGTCTTTTATCGCTATGTCATGATGTTGTGCCAAATGTGAGAATTTCTGTTGCCAAAACAATGTCTCGACACATATTCACACGTG AATATTTCACATCACCGAAGAACCCTCTGTATGATGAGATGTGTAAGACTCTACAGAATTTACAGTCGGACAGTGATCGTGATGTGCGTTTCTTTGCTTGTCCCCAGCAGGATACCTTTGTCGATCATGAGGAAGACCTTCATCCTGATTATATACAAGGAAATAACTATTCACAGGAAGAAACG CTTCCTGTGTAG
- the LOC138315441 gene encoding serine/threonine-protein phosphatase 4 regulatory subunit 1-like isoform X5, whose protein sequence is MQSDNVYTRQMVARGLLDTLRAVEDTTDGECVAVLNAMVRLSEDSDPIVRSELMEQVPHIAVYCHEHAIVFQNSVPLYVLPMVVRYLNDHHNQVRKTSQAALLVLLEQELIVKADIEQQVVSVILDLASPDSLDDYRTEAVALMSKMAPLLGKEMTERVFLPRYCEMCTDPLFHVRKVCAANFGDFCTVVGQGNTEQQLLPKFYYLCEDGVWGVRKACAECFMAVSCACSPDVRRGELSTLFVNLLCDLSRWVRMAAFQQLGPFISTFADPGVTGLYVDDDGILCIKNPEILLALESGERLQNIVGQIDKDDILASSEVCEEESNARDLKVVEEGGSTNCDCDNTGEPMEISNDNEIDVGILESETKDTPDISPEELRAKCYKEAEKSASPEDTKVVKDNDSSEQSETRESEQVCDNEKSAYVQEGAEESKDSSENVLSNSATEKESSSAGSEDVVHIHLDNVGTNFNSFQYWRTPLPEIDLDFDIVNGAATNFHVTTKVREDKMFSLSSPQDTNTSDSNTQASSDKLSDTLNWLNLDEDRESKQTVIEGGVTFHTASVNTVCDETVDNIGSTHVLGEHLNETTSKIVDGVVKDINGSSLSDNAEMDEAQLAQQQMLMCLNQDIVPQSLLESYLGMADPSRAQTVDTEITRHCAYNLPAVAYTLGRKNWNCIKMLYDVLATDMQWKVRRTLAFSIHEMALILGEEITHRDLVPVFDGFLKDLDEVRIGVLKHLADFLRLLKPNMRQQYLTKVECFMNTDNCRNWRFRLELADQLMLMSELFSAHEVSHYLLPLGITLAEDKVSEVRQAAFRLLSIMLKRMADQNDEKLTVGLVKALKEKFAESNKWARRQVYAQLIEYILEEDAVPIEIFTTELVPSLLSLCHDVVPNVRISVAKTMSRHIFTREYFTSPKNPLYDEMCKTLQNLQSDSDRDVRFFACPQQDTFVDHEEDLHPDYIQGNNYSQEETLPV, encoded by the exons ATGCAGAGTGACAACGTTTACACTAG ACAAATGGTGGCAAGAGGTCTGCTGGACACACTACGAGCCGTGGAAGACACAACAGACGGGGAATGTGTTGCCGTCCTCAATGCAATGGTTAGGCTCTCGGAGGACAGTG ATCCCATTGTTCGATCCGAGTTGATGGAACAGGTGCCACACATAGCTGTATATTGCCATGAACATGCAATAGTATTTCAAAATTCTGTGCCTTTGTATGTCCTTCCTATGGTAGTAAGGTACCTAAACGACCACCACAATCAG GTTAGAAAAACAAGTCAAGCTGCCCTATTGGTGCTGTTGGAACAGGAATTAATAGTTAAAG CGGATATAGAACAACAAGTAGTGAGTGTTATACTAGACCTTGCCAGCCCCGACAGTTTGGACGATTATAGAACAGAGGCTGTGGCT CTGATGAGCAAAATGGCTCCTTTATTAGGAAAGGAAATGACCGAGCGTGTGTTCTTACCCAGATACTGCGAGATGTGCACAGATCCCCTTTTTCATGTGCGAAAG GTGTGTGCAGCAAACTTTGGAGACTTCTGTACTGTAGTTGGACAGGGAAATACAGAACAACAATTG CTGCCAAAGTTCTATTACTTGTGTGAGGATGGTGTGTGGGGAGTGAGGAAGGCCTGTGCAGAATGCTTCATGGCTGTATCATGTGCCTGTTCACCAGATGTACGCAGGGGAGAACTGTCCACGCTCTTTGTTAATTTGCTCTGTGATCTATCTCGATGG GTACGGATGGCAGCATTTCAACAATTAGGTCCATTCATTTCAACGTTTGCTGACCCAGGAGTAACCGGATtatatgttgatgatgatgggatTCTCTGTATCAAGAATCCTGAAATATTATTAGCACT GGAAAGTGGTGAAAGGCTACAAAATATAGTTGGTCAAATTGACAAAGATGACATTCTTGCATCTTCTGAAGTATGTGAGGAGGAATCTAACGCAAGAGACCTGAAGGTTGTTGAGGAAGGTGGTAGTACGAACTGTGACTGTGATAACACTGGAGAACCAATGGAGATCTCTAATGACAATGAAATTGATGTAGGTATTCTCGAGTCGGAAACCAAAGACACACCAGATATTTCACCTGAAGAGTTACGTGCCAAATGTTACAAGGAGGCAGAAAAATCAGCATCGCCTGAAGATACCAAAGTTGTAAAAGACAATGACAGTAGTGAACAGAGTGAAACTAGAGAAAGTGAACAGGTCTGTGATAATGAGAAGTCGGCTTATGTACAGGAAGGGGCGGAAGAATCAAAAGATAGTtctgaaaatgttttatcaaactCTGCAACTGAAAAAGAAAGCTCTTCTGCTGGATCAGAAGATGTAGTGCATATACACTTAGATAATGTAGGAACCAATTTCAATTCTTTCCAGTATTGGCGGACTCCATTACCCGAGATTGacttagattttgatattgtaaaTGGAGCTGCCACCAACTTTCATGTGACCACCAAAGTACGGGAGGACAAGATGTTTAGTTTGTCCAGTCCCCAGGACACTAATACGTCAGATAGCAATACACAAGCATCTAGTGATAAATTGTCGGACACACTCAACTGGCTAAACTTAGACGAGGACAGGGAGTCCAAACAGACTGTGATAGAAGGAGGAGTCACTTTCCACACTGCCAGTGTAAATACTGTGTGTGATGAGACTGTTGATAACATTGGCAGTACACATGTCCTTGGTGAGCATTTGAATGAGACCACCAGTAAAATTGTGGATGGTGTTGTAAAAG ACATCAATGGAAGCAGTTTATCAGATAATGCAGAAATGGACGAGGCACAACTAGCTCAACAACAG ATGTTGATGTGTTTAAACCAGGACATAGTGCCCCAGAGCCTGCTTGAGAGTTACCTGGGGATGGCTGATCCGTCCCGGGCTCAGACTGTTGATACAGAGATCACTCGTCACTGTGCCTACAATCTGCCAGCAGTGGCCTACACACTAGGTCGAAAAAACTGGAACTGTATCAAGATGCTTTATGATGTACTAGCCACAGACATGCAG TGGAAGGTAAGAAGAACACTGGccttttccatacatgaaatgGCATTAATACTGGGAGAGGAAATAACACATAGAGACCTTGTTCCTGTATTTGATGGATTCCTCAAAGATTTAGATGAAGTTCGCATTGGAGTATTGAAACATTTAGCAGACTTTCTAAGG CTTTTAAAACCCAATATGCGACAACAATATCTTACTAAAGTGGAGTGCTTTATGAATACCGACAACTGTCGCAACTGGCGATTCCGACTTGAATTGGCAGA TCAGCTTATGTTGATGTCAGAGCTATTCTCTGCCCACGAAGTCAGCCACTACCTCCTGCCTTTAGGTATAACTTTAGCCGAGGACAAGGTGTCGGAAGTTCGCCAGGCAGCTTTCAGATTG CTAAGTATCATGCTGAAACGAATGGCTGaccaaaatgatgaaaaattaacTGTAGGTTTGGTTAAGGCATTGAAAGAAAAATTTGCAGAGAGCAATAAATGGGCCAGAAGACAAGT GTATGCTCAGTTGATAGAATATATACTAGAGGAGGATGCCGTTCCAATTGAGATCTTCACTACAGAACTGGTGCCAAGTCTTTTATCGCTATGTCATGATGTTGTGCCAAATGTGAGAATTTCTGTTGCCAAAACAATGTCTCGACACATATTCACACGTG AATATTTCACATCACCGAAGAACCCTCTGTATGATGAGATGTGTAAGACTCTACAGAATTTACAGTCGGACAGTGATCGTGATGTGCGTTTCTTTGCTTGTCCCCAGCAGGATACCTTTGTCGATCATGAGGAAGACCTTCATCCTGATTATATACAAGGAAATAACTATTCACAGGAAGAAACG CTTCCTGTGTAG